CATCATTTTCTCCTTTGTGTTTTTTACGAGCTTTGGGTCAAACAAGTAAGGAATGGTCTTAGCTGATACCGAAGGCAGTCAAAATTAACAAGCTGACTAAGAAGCTAGCTATAGCACCTTGGGAAATATAATTACGCTGCTGTTCTAGTGAAGGGAACTCTGCGTAGTAAATCTCGGTTTCAGGAGCGTAGTTGTTGAGGACTCCGGTTTCATCAACGGTGGTGTACATAGTGGACTTGGTCATGGTGTTAGTGCTGAAAGTCATTTGCTTTTTTTCTCCTTTCGTCTATGTTTTACGAGGTTTGGGTCAAACCCTTAAAGCATTGCTTGATCAGGGTGTCAAATGCTTCAAGATTAGGAATTGGGTAGAGAGTTGCTAGCAAAAGCATCCATGGCATAGGCCGGAGTGCGATCGCTATAGTCAGTGTCTTGACCAGTGACGGATTTGGCCAGTTTGTTGAAAGACTCACTACGCCAGTTGCGCTCATGGATGGGCTTGGTTTGCTCACCACGGAAGTAAGCTTGAGTACCGATTACCGCAGCAGCAGTCCAACCAACAATTAACAGTGCAATTACAATAGTCATCATTTTCTCCTTTGTGTTTTTTACGAGCTTTGGGTCAAACAAGTAAGGAATGGTCTTAGCTGATACCGAAGGCAGTCAAAATTAACAAGCTGACTAAGAAGCTAGCTATAGCACCTTGGGAAATATAATTACGCTGCTGTTCTAGTGAAGGGAACTCTGCGTAGTAAATCTCGGTTTCAGGAGCGTAGTTGTTGAGGACTCCGGTTTCATCAACGGTGGTGTACATAGTGGACTTGGTCATGGTGTTAGTGCTGAAAGTCATTTGCTTTTTTTCTCCTTTCGTCTATGTTTTACGAGGTTTGGGTCAAACCCTTAAAGCATTGCTTGATCAGGGTGTCAAATGCTTCAAGATTAGGAATTGGGTAGAGAGTTGCTAGCAAAAGCATCCATGGCATAGGCCGGAGTGCGATCGCTATAGTCAGTGTCTTGACCAGTGACGGATTTGGCCAGTTTGTTGAAAGACTCACTACGCCAGTTGCGCTCATGGATGGGCTTGGTTTGCTCACCACGGAAGTAAGCTTGAGTACCGATTACCGCAGCAGCAGTCCAACCAACAATTAACAGTGCAATTACAATAGTCATCATTTTCTCCTTTGTGTTTTTTACGAGCTTTGGGTCAAACAAGTAAGGAATGGTCTTAGCTGATACCGAAGGCAGTCAAAATTAACAAGCTGACTAAGAAGCTAGCTATAGCACCTTGGGAAATATAATTACGCTGCTGTTCTAGTGAAGGGAACTCTGCGTAGTAAATCTCGGTTTCAGGAGCGTAGTTGTTGAGGACTCCGGTTTCATCAACGGTGGTGTACATAGTGGACTTGGTCATGGTGTTAGTGCTGAAAGTCATTTGCTTTTTTTCTCCTTTCGTCTATGTTTTACGAGGTTTGGGTCTAACAAGTAAGGAATGGTCTTAGCTGATACCGAAGGCAGTCAAAATTAACAAGCTGACTAACAAGCTAGCTATAGCACCTTGGGAAATATAATTACGCTGCTGTTCTAGTGAAGGGAACTCTGCGTAGTAAATCTTGGTTTCAGGAGCGTAGTTGTTGAGGACTCCGGTTTCATCAACGGTGGTGTACATAGTGGACTTGGTCATGGTGTTAGTGCTGAAAGTCATTTGCTTTTTTTCTCCTTTCGTCTTTCTGTAAACAAATATAACATTTTGTAAATTTTTGTTGCAATAGCTTGACAGGGACTGGCTGTAGGGTTGACCGTACAGGTTCAGGTGTAAAAACCATACAAAAAGGTAAAAAGCCTAAGGTGTGAATAGTAAACAGCAGTAAATAGGCGTAATTAATGCTAATTACGCCTATAAAACCAAATAATGGCTGCTAATCCTTATTTTTAATTGTTTAAATCTAAGTGTTTCAGTCTAAGTGTTTCAGTCTAAGTGTTTAAGTTATTACTTTCGGCATATATCTTTAGGCATAGATGGGATACCCCCAGCCCGATCCTAGTCAGCCTTTATATATATGATGAGGAGTTGATCGGCTGATCCGATGTATAGCAAGATGTGTGGACAGGACTGACTGGGTAAGTCCTGTTGGTATAAGCAAATATTTTGGCAAAGGAGCAAAGGAGGGCAACCATCATGCCCTACCCTTTTATTACTCCTGCAATTGGTCACTCCTGCAACAGAGTCTTAGACACAATTCTGGTTTTCTTACGATCAGCTTCTGAGAGGTCTTCCCCAGTTTGCAAGATCGTAGCATTGGTTTGCAGTACCGTTGCGGCTCCTTTATCCCCCATCTGGATAGCGGTTTTTGCCGCAGTTTGTAACATGGTGGCAGCCCCGACGCGATCGCCCTGCTGTAATTTGGTTTCCGCAATTTGAGTCTGACGATATTTAGCTAAAGCTAGAATATGCTTCTGTACCTCAGGATTGGGAACTGGTTGATAAACCTGCTGGAAATTTGCCTGGACTGGCACGATTTCCGAGAGTAACTCTTGGGCACCACTGGATGGGTCATCATATTTGACTTGTACATGGGCAATGGTTTGACGACCCTCTGGCATTTTACCAACATACAAGTTAGCGAGAATCACCCGTTGTGAATCAGTCATCAAATCTCCCAAACGTACCATAAAGCGATTGCCTTCTGATTGTGCTGGGAGTTCAATCGCATCTGGTTCTACTTGGGCGATGGGTTTGAGTTCTGCTAACCGCACTTTTGGCATTAAATCCAACAACAGATAAGCATTAGTTAAGCCAACAGACTGCATGCGGTTGAACAAACGTGCAAACTCACTCAGGGCTTGCTCTGGTTCTTCAATGTAAGACAAGCTACCAGTAGCAATATCCGAAATTTTTTCCAAAATATCTTGGTTCCAGTTGGCACCGAATCCCAGACTGTTGATGGTCAAGTTATTTTCAGCAGCCAGTTCAGCTAATTTTAAGCAGCTTTCATTATTTCCATGTTCGTTTTCCCCATCAGTGAGGAGAAACACCTGAGATACCGTGTCTTGTTTAGCTTTAATTAATTCTTTAACCCCTAGCTTTAGACCTTCATCAATGGCGGTACCCCCATCAGCCGCAAGTCGGTTAATCTTCCGTTTAATTTGGTCTAGGTTGCCCATCGGTTGATTGCGAACCAGCACTTTTGCTCTGTGGTCAAAGGCCACAATCGAGAGGCGGTCATCCGGTTGCAGGCGCTCAATTAACCCCACTGCTGCTTGCTTGACAGTTTCCAGGGGCTGTCCATGCATGGAGCCACTGTGGTCGAGTACCAGACACAAATTCAACGGTACATTTCGACTGGAGGAAGCAGCGATCGCAGAAATCGCCATGGATAACTGACGCTGACTACTCGGTTGATTAGCATCAATATTAGTATCGTTAAGGGCTGGGTGCAAACCAACTTTCATTTTAGATAGCTCCTCAAGCAGCAAGGGTAATTGATAATCGGTGTAGGGGCATCAGCCAAGATGGGTCGAGCCATTGAGCTGCTTACAATAACCCCATATAAGGCAGTTTTCCCCCATGTTACAGTTTTTACCTTTCGGGGGCTAACCGGCACGAAGAAAATCACGAAGAAAGTATGGCAAGCTACACTGGTTAAAGATAGTGCCATTATTGCAGCCCCAAATATCATGAAACGACCCATCCAGGCTGTTCAATCTACCTACTATGGTAGACCTGCCTACCGCACACCGCCACCAGACTTACCCTCACTGTTGTTAAGTGAGCGGATTGTATATTTGGGTATGCCCTTGGTGAGTGCGGTAACTGAATTAATTATTGCCGAACTGCTGTATTTACAGTACGACGACCCGGACAAGCCAATTAAAATTTACATCAATTCCACCGGCACATCCCGTTACGATGGCCAACCCGTGGGTTTTGAAACCGAAGCTTTTGCCATCTGTGACACCATAAATTACATCAAGCCCCCTATCCACACCATTTGTATTGGTTCAGCCCTCGGGATGGCAGCAATGCTCCTCTCCGCAGGAACTAAAGGCTGTCGGGCAAGTTTACCCAATGCCACTATTGTCCTACATCAGCCCAGGAGTTATGCCCAGGGTCAAGCCACGGATATCCAAATTCGCGCTCAAGAAGTTCTGACCAATAAGAGGACGATGCTGGATATCTTGTCTCGCAATACCGGTCAAGACCAAGAAAAAATTGCCAAAGATATGGATCGGTTCCTTTACATGACACCTCACCAAGCCCAAGAGTATGGTCTGATCGACAGGGTGCTAGAACCTCAAGAGGTTGATAGTCAGATTCCTGCTGGTATTACTTAATTCGTAAGCAATCAGCAATCAGCAATCAGCAATCAGCTATCAGCTATCAGCTATCAGCTTATTCGGATGAGTAAAACCAGCAGGGATTTTCAACCAGCCGTATCAGCGCCCCCGATGCTTGTTTACTACCTCCCGTTGATTAGCATGATAGCTGTTCCCGTAGCGTGCGCGTAGCGCTTAGGCTGACGGCTGATAGCTGATAGCTGATAGCTAACATGAAATTGATCAATCTTTACATGCCCTTTTCCATAATCTATTAATAACTCGGAGCAAATTATGCCAATTGGTGTGCCCAAAGTTCCCTACCAGATGCCAGGCAGTCAGTATACTGAGTGGATTGACATCTACAACCGTCTCTACCGGGAACGGATTATTTTTCTAGGCAAAGAGGTTGATGACGAAATCACCAACCAGATCATTGCGGTAATGCTATATCTCGACTCTGAAGATAATAGCAAAGATATTATCCTCTACATAAACTCTCCTGGTGGTTCAGTCACCGCAGGCATGGCTATTTATGACACCATGCAGCATATCAAATCCGATGTAGTCACCGTTTGTGTTGGTCTAGCTGCTTCCATGGGGTCTTTCCTGCTAGCTGCAGGTAAAAAAGGAAAACGAATAGCTTTGCCTCACTCCAGGATTATGATTCACCAACCCTCTGGGGGAACCCGTGGACAAGCTACGGATATTGAGATTGAAGCTAGAGAAATTTTGCGGATCCGCCATCAACTCAATGAAATCTACGCCCAAAATACTGGTCAAGCCCTAGAGAAAATCGAAAAAGACATGGATCGGGACTTTTTCATGTCAGCTGATGAAGCCAAGGAGTATGGCTTGATTGACCAAGTCATTGACCAGAGAGCACCCTAGAGTATTGCTCTGGTAAATTTGATCAGGACTTACGCTGCCAAGGCGGTTATTAACCCTAATTACACTTTGATTTATAACTAGAAACCCCGTTGTAACCGTCTTGGTAAGTAAGGGCTGTTTGATGATCTGGTGATCAAGTATTATAAAGGGAAAAGTAGTTACATTATTCAGCAGGGTACTCTATATATAGGAAATACATAAGTCTGTCTCAACGCTTATTGATTGCTTATCCCATTGATGAATCTGGCTGATTGTTATCGCTTATTGGGTGTAGGTCCAGGAGCGAAGCAGGTTGAAGTAAAGGAGTCTTATCGGCGTCTGGCACGTCGGTATCATCCTGATATTAACCCTGGAGACAAGCTTGCCCAAGAAAAGTTTATTCGGTTTACGGAGGCTTATAAGCTTCTCCTCACTGCTATTGATGAGTCTGACCGTGAACCAGTCTTAACCTCCGCCACTAGTTTTGGTAATCACAGTAATCAGCCTGGGGACTCACCTCCCCCAACCTCAACTTGGGTCACGCCTAAGCCACCATCCGTTGAGTCCAATCAACCCCTCTCAGCAGTTGAACAACAGCTGAAGTGGGATTCCTATCATCAACTCCAGCAATTGCTTCGGGAGCGACGGTTGATTAGAGCGATCGCATTAGTAGAAGCCTTGGCTCAAAGAATGCCCCAAGACCCAGAAGTGCGTCAGTGGCAAGCGATCGCTTATCAAAGTTGGGGAAGACACTTGCTTAAACAGCACAAGCTCGATCAAGCTAGAAATTATCTCAGAAAAGCCCTCAAGACTGACCCCTACAATAAGTCTCTCTCGGCTGAGATAGAACAGGATTTTCTTGTGATCGAGCAGATGATCTAGCTTTAATAGTATTTATCAATTGGACGAAGTACCTTGTTGTTGAGGGAGTCGGGAGTCGGGAGTCGGGAGTCGGGAGTCGGGAGTCGGGAGTCGGGAGTCGGGAGCGGTGCGACCCCGCACTTTCTCAAAGCTAAGGGTGAACGCGCAAGCCCTGGGAGTTCTGAGCGCCGTAACCCACCTTCTTCAAATTTATTAGACCTCTTGCAAAAGTATTTTTTTGATACTGTTTTCGTCAATTATTGTTACTGTTTTCTGTCTCCTGTCTCCTATCTCCTGACAACTGCCGCGAAGTCTATTGATAACTTTTGTAAAGAGTTATCAATAAATCCTTGACAAAGGGAGAGTTTTCTGAATGTCTAACAGACAGGATCTCGATCGTTTCTCTCTCAAAAATTGTCTTGGGATGCTCTGATGGACTAGAAACTTCCAAATAGCAATAACAGCAAGAGTTTGAGCATTTTGTAAACAGTTATCAAGAAATCCTTGACAAATAAATTATTTCATGAAAACCTAAAGAAGGTGTATCTATAGCTTCTCCATCAAAAATTTTCCTGGGATGCTCTGATCGAATCAAAAGTTCCAAATTTCCAAAAACCAATCACAGCAATGGTTTGAGGAGTTTGTAAACAGTTATCAAGAAATCCTTGACAAATAAATTATTTCGTGAAAACCTAATGAAGGTGTATCTATCGCTTCTCCCTAAAAAATTTTCCTGGGGTGCTCTGATGGACTAAAAAGTCCTAACTAGTAATAACAGCAAGGGATTGAGGAGTTTTTAAAGAATTATCAAGAAATCCTTGATAAAGGGATGGTTTTATGAGGGATTGTGACAGTTACTAAAAGTGTCTATTAATCTTGCAAAATCTACAACTAATTGGTAGATTAAAGCAATGACACTCGTACCACTCCGTAAGGCGGTCGAACTTACGGGACTCTCTAGGAACACATTGAGGAAGTATGCGGACAATGGCACGATCAGATGCGAAAAAACACCAGGCGGCACTAGACTTTTTGATACGGAAAGCTTGCTTAGTCTTGGACGACAATCACGGAGATCAGCAACTATCTGCTACTGTCGGGTCAGTAGTAACAAACAATTTGACGACCTCGCCAGACAAATCGCTTACATGCATTCCCTTTTTCCAGAAGCGGAGATCGTCAAAGACATCGGTTCAGGACTCAACTACAAAAGAAAAGGGCTTCGAGCCATACTGGAACGACTTATGCGCGGAGATCAGCTCACGCTTGTTGTTGCCTGTCGAGACCGACTTACCCGATTCGGGTTTGAACTCATTGAGTACTTGGTCAGTCTCAACGGTGGAAAAATCCTGGTTCTCGAACAGCCTGAAAGTTGTCCAGAATCAGAGCTTACAACAGATCTTCTCTCCATAATTCACGTCTTCTCCTGCCACATCCACGGACTCCGAAAATACGGCCAAAAAATCAAAGAAGATTCGAGTGTTCCTAAACCCTGAACAACGAGCAATGGTTCGTCAGTGGTTTGGAGTGTCCCGTTACGTTTTCAATAAAACCGTCAAGATACTTTGCTCCGTAGGAGCCGCTACGCGAACAGATGGCGAGGTTAAGGCCAACTGGAAAGCCATCAAAACTGGGATATTAAATGACCTACCCGAGTGGTGCAAGACAGTGCCTTATCAAATAAAATCGATAGCGATAAAGGATGCTTGTACCGCCGTCAGGGTCAGAAGTTACCGCAAGGATAGTGGAGCCTTTATAGTTGGCAGGCTATGCAGATAAGGGTTAAAACTTATTGATTAAGGCTCCACTATCCTAAGGTTTCGTCTCCGGAGGCCAAGAAAAAGTACAAAAAAACGGCACAGATTAATCGGGTTAGATTTACGTCTCGTAAGAATCCCGTTCAATCTTGCTATATTCCTAAGTCGGCTGTTTCAACCAAAGGGATTTACCACACAAAATTAGGTGAATTAACTTTTGCTGAGGCACTTCCCGAGAACATTTGTGATTGTCGATTGACTAGCACCAACGGGAATTATTATTTAGTAGTTTCCTACAAGACAACTCAAATAAAAGCCGAAAACCAAGGTAGAGTAGTTGCCTTAGACCCCGGTGTTAGAACCTTTTTGACATTTTTTAGCGAGACTTCTGTTGGCAAAATTGGCCATGGGGACTTTTCTCGGATTCAACGTTTATGCCAACATTTAGACAATCTAATCTCAAAAATCAGTAAAACTAGGGGGAAGCAAAAACGTCGAATGAGGAGAGCTGCCAGGAGGATGGTGATCAAAATCCAGCACTTGGTGAATGAACTCCATCACAAGGCTGCCAGGCAGGGTAAACGCAAGAATCAATCAGGCAGCATTATTATCAATATTGATATAAATATAGCAATCCTAAATCAATTGAGAGAATGTTTGTTCCCTGTTCCCTACTCCCTGCTCCCTGCTCCCTGTTCCCTTTGCTATAGCTGATAGCTAATAGCTTACAAAATCTTTAATAAATATCTTTCGAGTTAGCATTCAAGTAGGGACGCTTCATATCAATTCCAAGCAAAGAAAAGTTGTGGAGGATAAAATTCATCCGACCTTCTGGAGAGTCGTGACCTTGTAGCCAAGCTTCTAGTAACGCATTAGCAACAATTTGGCAGCGATTCATGCCAAAATCTTCTTTAGGCGTAAATTTATAATCAGGTTCTTCTGATAGAGCCAGTCCTGGTAACAGCTGCTTTGTAAACAGAGGCACCCCTTGCATAAAATGGGATTTGTGTTGAGCATAAACAGTCTTAAGGATGGGTTTAACTGTTTTATAATTGCCCTTTTCAAAGCACAGAATCCCTGAATCATAACGCCCGTAGTCAGAAGGATTGTATAGCACCTTAAACGTGAAAGGAATTTTGACTCGGTTCAATCCCTCAGTGATAGTTTTCATAACAGCAACTGCACCTTCAGGACTCAGATTAAAATAGACATTTACTGTCTGGTGGTCACCATCTGAATTACAAGGATTAACTCGACCAGCATTCCCAACCGCTACATAGAATCCGTTTTGAACTAAATTAGGGGGCATCCGGATTGCCACTAAGCTACCTATAGTAGCAGCCCTATCAATCGGTTGTAAATGGAAATCTGGCCTAATGTGCAGAATTAGACCCTTCTTTTCCACAGCTAGACTACCATCACTTTCCTGCCTTAGCACTAACCAGCCTGGATCAAAGTAGCCTTGAGAGTGATTACTTTCACACAATCGCTGGCAAAACTCTAGGTTAAGCCCCCTTACGGTATTGTTCTCCAAATCCTCGTCAACTGCCCAACCATTTGAATTGTGATCCGCTGGAAGAGTAGTTTGATAAGACCCGTTGTAGTAGATACGGTAGAGAAAC
The sequence above is a segment of the Moorena sp. SIOASIH genome. Coding sequences within it:
- a CDS encoding VWA domain-containing protein — its product is MKVGLHPALNDTNIDANQPSSQRQLSMAISAIAASSSRNVPLNLCLVLDHSGSMHGQPLETVKQAAVGLIERLQPDDRLSIVAFDHRAKVLVRNQPMGNLDQIKRKINRLAADGGTAIDEGLKLGVKELIKAKQDTVSQVFLLTDGENEHGNNESCLKLAELAAENNLTINSLGFGANWNQDILEKISDIATGSLSYIEEPEQALSEFARLFNRMQSVGLTNAYLLLDLMPKVRLAELKPIAQVEPDAIELPAQSEGNRFMVRLGDLMTDSQRVILANLYVGKMPEGRQTIAHVQVKYDDPSSGAQELLSEIVPVQANFQQVYQPVPNPEVQKHILALAKYRQTQIAETKLQQGDRVGAATMLQTAAKTAIQMGDKGAATVLQTNATILQTGEDLSEADRKKTRIVSKTLLQE
- a CDS encoding IS607 family transposase — its product is MTLVPLRKAVELTGLSRNTLRKYADNGTIRCEKTPGGTRLFDTESLLSLGRQSRRSATICYCRVSSNKQFDDLARQIAYMHSLFPEAEIVKDIGSGLNYKRKGLRAILERLMRGDQLTLVVACRDRLTRFGFELIEYLVSLNGGKILVLEQPESCPESELTTDLLSIIHVFSCHIHGLRKYGQKIKEDSSVPKP
- a CDS encoding ssl1498 family light-harvesting-like protein gives rise to the protein MTFSTNTMTKSTMYTTVDETGVLNNYAPETEIYYAEFPSLEQQRNYISQGAIASFLVSLLILTAFGIS
- a CDS encoding T3SS effector HopA1 family protein; the protein is MQLLDTLRNQRLDSSIPGLLDVFSDILSNVQIQSNFYITHPEYKPLELPDEVVARFQQLPLKIQNRYLSLQLRTFLYRIYYNGSYQTTLPADHNSNGWAVDEDLENNTVRGLNLEFCQRLCESNHSQGYFDPGWLVLRQESDGSLAVEKKGLILHIRPDFHLQPIDRAATIGSLVAIRMPPNLVQNGFYVAVGNAGRVNPCNSDGDHQTVNVYFNLSPEGAVAVMKTITEGLNRVKIPFTFKVLYNPSDYGRYDSGILCFEKGNYKTVKPILKTVYAQHKSHFMQGVPLFTKQLLPGLALSEEPDYKFTPKEDFGMNRCQIVANALLEAWLQGHDSPEGRMNFILHNFSLLGIDMKRPYLNANSKDIY
- a CDS encoding ATP-dependent Clp protease proteolytic subunit produces the protein MPIGVPKVPYQMPGSQYTEWIDIYNRLYRERIIFLGKEVDDEITNQIIAVMLYLDSEDNSKDIILYINSPGGSVTAGMAIYDTMQHIKSDVVTVCVGLAASMGSFLLAAGKKGKRIALPHSRIMIHQPSGGTRGQATDIEIEAREILRIRHQLNEIYAQNTGQALEKIEKDMDRDFFMSADEAKEYGLIDQVIDQRAP
- a CDS encoding ATP-dependent Clp protease proteolytic subunit translates to MKRPIQAVQSTYYGRPAYRTPPPDLPSLLLSERIVYLGMPLVSAVTELIIAELLYLQYDDPDKPIKIYINSTGTSRYDGQPVGFETEAFAICDTINYIKPPIHTICIGSALGMAAMLLSAGTKGCRASLPNATIVLHQPRSYAQGQATDIQIRAQEVLTNKRTMLDILSRNTGQDQEKIAKDMDRFLYMTPHQAQEYGLIDRVLEPQEVDSQIPAGIT
- a CDS encoding ssl1498 family light-harvesting-like protein — encoded protein: MTFSTNTMTKSTMYTTVDETGVLNNYAPETKIYYAEFPSLEQQRNYISQGAIASLLVSLLILTAFGIS
- a CDS encoding helix-turn-helix domain-containing protein → MFLNPEQRAMVRQWFGVSRYVFNKTVKILCSVGAATRTDGEVKANWKAIKTGILNDLPEWCKTVPYQIKSIAIKDACTAVRVRSYRKDSGAFIVGRLCR
- a CDS encoding DnaJ domain-containing protein → MNLADCYRLLGVGPGAKQVEVKESYRRLARRYHPDINPGDKLAQEKFIRFTEAYKLLLTAIDESDREPVLTSATSFGNHSNQPGDSPPPTSTWVTPKPPSVESNQPLSAVEQQLKWDSYHQLQQLLRERRLIRAIALVEALAQRMPQDPEVRQWQAIAYQSWGRHLLKQHKLDQARNYLRKALKTDPYNKSLSAEIEQDFLVIEQMI